From a single Miscanthus floridulus cultivar M001 chromosome 8, ASM1932011v1, whole genome shotgun sequence genomic region:
- the LOC136473225 gene encoding protein trichome birefringence-like 14, which translates to MRLGSINGLRLKQLKLVILAFFMLFLLWKWEKGTYYDSEILQPDPLVLTHPANSKFADQHTSSEEDFPSADPLPQSVGKVERQVTGAPPPLSTIGYSVDVSDGNEVPPPEKKECNYRNGKWVSDNQRPLYSGFGCKQWLSESWSCRLTQRTDFAYEKFRWQPEACEMPEFEASQFLRRMQDKTIAYVGDSLGRQMFQSMMCMVTGGKQRPDVEDVGAEYGFVLAPGAKRPDGWAYRFPSTNTTILYHWSSTLCDLEPLNPADRATSYAMHLDRPPAFLKNNLHRFHVLVLNTGHHWNRGKLRANKWEMYLGGAPNNNRNIAVIWKAKNFTIHSIVKWMDAQLPHHPQLKVFYRSISPRHFFNGDWNTGGSCDNTNPLAKGSGIHLNYSEDGDAEGAVRGTRIKLLDVTALSRLRDEGHISWYSIKATQGVQDCLHWCLPGVPDTWNEILAAQL; encoded by the exons ATGAGGCTGGGAAGTATAAATGGTTTACGGTTGAAGCAGCTTAAACTTGTCATTCTTGCATTTTTCATGTTGTTTCTTCTTTGGAAATGGGAGAAGGGCACATACTACGATTCTGAAATCCTCCaaccagatccattggttttgaCTCATCCAG CTAACTCGAAGTTTGCAGATCAGCATACATCCTCAGAAGAAGACTTTCCAAGTGCGGATCCATTGCCTCAGTCAGTAGGTAAAGTAGAAAGGCAAGTTACTGGTGCACCACCACCGTTGTCTACGATAGGCTATTCTGTTGATGTTTCCGATGGAAATGAAGTGCCACCTCCTGAGAAGAAAG AATGTAACTATAGGAATGGAAAGTGGGTTTCTGACAATCAGAGACCACTATACTCAGGGTTTGGTTGTAAACAGTGGCTTTCAGAGAGTTGGTCCTGCAGATTAACCCAGCGAACAGATTTTGCATATGAAAAGTTTAGATGGCAGCCTGAAGCTTGTGAGATGCCAGAGTTTGAGGCTTCTCAGTTCTTGAGAAG AATGCAGGATAAAACCATTGCTTATGTGGGTGATTCTTTAGGGaggcagatgtttcaatcaatgATGTGTATGGTCACTGGTGGAAAGCAGAGGCCGGATGTAGAAGATGTTGGCGCAGAGTATGGCTTTGTGTTAGCACCAGGTGCAAAAAGACCAGACGGCTGGGCCTATCGGTTCCCGAGCACGAATACAACAATTTTATACCATTGGTCGTCAACACTGTGTGATTTGGAGCCTCTGAATCCAGCAGATAGAGCAACGAGTTATGCCATGCACCTTGACCGACCACCTGCTTTTCTGAAGAACAACCTTCACAGATTCCATGTTCTGGTTCTTAACACTGGTCACCATTGGAACCGAGGGAAGCTAAGGGCGAACAAGTGGGAGATGTATCTTGGTGGAGCACCAAACAACAACAGGAACATTGCTGTCATCTGGAAGGCCAAAAATTTCACCATCCACAGTATCGTCAAGTGGATGGATGcccagctccctcaccacccccAGCTGAAGGTGTTCTACAGGTCAATATCGCCTCGGCACTTCTTTAATGGGGATTGGAACACCGGAGGCAGCTGTGACAACACAAACCCTTTGGCCAAGGGAAGTGGCATTCACCTCAACTATTCCGAGGATGGTGACGCCGAGGGTGCGGTGAGGGGTACCAGGATCAAGCTTCTGGATGTCACTGCCCTGTCACGTTTGAGGGACGAAGGGCATATATCATGGTATAGTATCAAGGCCACGCAGGGCGTTCAAGATTGCTTGCACTGGTGCCTTCCTGGTGTACCCGATACATGGAATGAGATCCTCGCAGCCCAGCTATAG